One window of Nymphaea colorata isolate Beijing-Zhang1983 chromosome 1, ASM883128v2, whole genome shotgun sequence genomic DNA carries:
- the LOC116254067 gene encoding dirigent protein 22-like, translating to MPNWFIVKDQGVLHRPPKDKISHLHFYFHDILSGRNPTAVPIAGARNGTSATGFGDVIMIDAPLTEGPELSSKLVGRTQGLYASAGLQEASLLMAVNYVFMEGKYNGSSLSILGRNAPMQRVREMPEMGGSGLFRMARGCALPRTRWFNANTGDAIVEYNVFVVHY from the coding sequence ATGCCAAACTGGTTCATAGTCAAGGATCAAGGAGTCCTCCACAGGCCACCGAAGGATAAGATATCCCACCTCCATTTCTACTTCCACGACATCCTCAGCGGCCGGAATCCGACTGCAGTACCCATCGCTGGAGCTAGGAACGGGACCTCGGCAACGGGGTTTGGTGATGTTATAATGATCGACGCCCCCTTGACAGAAGGGCCCGAGTTGTCTTCCAAGCTGGTGGGAAGAACCCAGGGGCTCTACGCTTCGGCGGGGCTGCAGGAAGCGAGCTTGCTCATGGCAGTGAACTACGTGTTCATGGAGGGGAAGTACAACGGCAGCAGCCTGAGCATTCTAGGGAGGAACGCGCCGATGCAGAGAGTAAGGGAGATGCCAGAGATGGGTGGTAGCGGTCTGTTCAGGATGGCTCGTGGCTGCGCCCTTCCGAGGACTCGCTGGTTTAATGCAAACACAGGAGACGCCATTGTGGAGTACAATGTCTTTGTCGTCCATTATTAG
- the LOC116254129 gene encoding dirigent protein 22-like, whose protein sequence is MAYSLLPKSSACTIFLFCFFFLVAVAVDAKLVHSDGVLHRPPKEKTSHLHFYFHDIVRGRNQTVVRVAGAGNRTSATGFGDVVMIDDPLTEGPELSSKLVGRAQGLYASSGLQETSLLMAVNYVFMEGKYNGSSLSILGRNTAMRPVREMAVVGGSGLFRMARGYAIARTHSFDTNQATVEYNVYVVHY, encoded by the coding sequence ATGGCGTATTCCCTTCTTCCAAAATCCTCCGCATGCACcatcttccttttttgctttttcttcctCGTTGCCGTGGCAGTGGATGCCAAACTGGTTCATAGTGATGGAGTACTCCACCGGCCGCCGAAGGAGAAGACGTCCCACCTCCACTTCTACTTCCACGACATCGTCCGCGGCCGGAATCAAACTGTAGTACGGGTTGCCGGAGCTGGGAACCGGACCTCGGCGACGGGGTTTGGCGATGTTGTGATGATCGACGACCCCTTGACAGAAGGGCCTGAGTTGTCTTCCAAACTGGTGGGAAGAGCCCAAGGGCTCTACGCTTCGTCCGGGCTGCAGGAAACGAGCTTGCTGATGGCAGTGAACTATGTGTTCATGGAGGGAAAGTACAATGGCAGCAGCTTGAGCATTCTGGGGAGGAACACGGCGATGCGGCCGGTGAGGGAGATGGCGGTGGTCGGCGGCAGCGGTCTGTTCAGGATGGCCCGTGGCTACGCCATTGCGAGGACTCACTCGTTTGATACAAACCAGGCCACGGTCGAGTACAATGTCTATGTCGTCCATTATTAG
- the LOC116264457 gene encoding dirigent protein 22-like, which translates to MASHLPKSTTPIFVLCFFFLAFLTASARPVQRQLAGSRRPLREKTSHLHFYFHDIVSGRNPTAVNIVRPANISSAAGFGNVAMIDDPLTEGPELSSKLIGRAQGFYALDGQQETTLLMACTYVFLEGKYNGSTLSILGRNAPMHAVREMPVVGGSGLFRLARGYAVARTHQYDANTGDANVEYNVYVIHY; encoded by the coding sequence ATGGCTTCCCATCTTCCAAAATCCACCACACCCATCTTCGTcctttgcttcttcttcctcgctTTTTTAACTGCAAGCGCCAGACCAGTTCAGAGGCAGCTGGCCGGAAGCAGGAGGCCGCTGAGGGAGAAGACGTCCCATCTTCACTTCTACTTCCACGACATCGTCAGCGGACGAAATCCGACGGCCGTAAACATTGTCCGGCCAGCGAACATCTCCTCTGCGGCTGGCTTCGGCAACGTTGCCATGATCGACGATCCACTGACGGAGGGCCCGGAGCTGTCGTCCAAGCTGATCGGAAGAGCACAAGGGTTCTATGCGCTGGACGGGCAGCAGGAAACGACGCTGCTGATGGCATGCACCTATGTTTTCCTGGAGGGGAAGTACAACGGCAGCACTCTGAGCATTCTGGGGAGGAATGCGCCGATGCATGCGGTGAGGGAGATGCCTGTGGTGGGTGGCAGCGGCCTATTCCGGTTGGCCCGTGGCTACGCCGTTGCGAGGACTCACCAGTATGATGCCAACACCGGAGACGCCAATGTGGAGTACAATGTCTATGTCATCCATTATTAG